In the genome of Pempheris klunzingeri isolate RE-2024b chromosome 20, fPemKlu1.hap1, whole genome shotgun sequence, the window TTATGTAGATATATATTGTTatacaagaaaaaacaacaacatgctgTTTGTTTCTTAAGTAAAGTAGTGTCTATAAAATGTATGGATttgatgtgttgtgttgttgatgtgtgtATGGATTAcaagataaatgtgttttgcttcagtggttttgtttcactgttgGTGCACTTGTACTTTCTGGAAGCTAATCTTCCTCCGTAGAGCACATCTTGCTTTATCTACAGCCACACAGAGCCATTTTGGGATCCCAAATCTGCATGCATCCGTTGTCGCACTGCCACAAATGTCTTTTCTCTCACAGAGGAAGGCACAGAGGTCATTTTGTGTCACAACAAATCAATGAAAGATGAGCCAGTGAGCTCAGAGGACGGTCAAGAGATACCACGAGTCCAACTGATGCTCATTTGTGCACaagcatgatgatgatgatgatcaaaATGGTGACGTGACTCCGAGTCAAATGCTCAATCGCATAATTTCTCCCAAACTCCATGGAAGCATGTGAAGCCAAAGAGATGGAACAGATGGAAAGATTACAGTTTACTGGTTTCATGCTGTCCTTCACTAATTTAATCATGTCAGTGATTCTGTTCATATACTGTACACTGACTTTctctgtttgcctgtgtgtgtatatctgtgtgtgtgtgtgtgtgtgtgtgtgtgtgtgtgtgtgtgtgtgtgtgtgtgtgtgtgtgtgtgtgtgtgtgtgtgtgtgtgtgtgtgtgtgtgtgtgtgtgtgtgtgtgtgtgtgtgtgtgtgtgtgtgtgtgtgtgtgtgtgtgtgtgtgtgtgtgtgtgtgtgatggtcaGACCCAGGCGGAGGCTCACTACAAAGGACACAAACATGCTCGCAAGCTAAAGGCGTTGGAGACCCAGAGGAGCCGGCAGAAGAACGGACACAGTCCAACCACAAtgggaaaagacagagacagagagcggtGCATGATGGGAGGAGCAACGGTGCCCACAGACTCTCATTTGAAAGACATAACAGGTataaatctttctttttttaaaggcaaccctctctccatcttctgtGTAATTAGGGGTTATTGGAGCGACATTAGCACTAAGGCTTGGTCGCTGCCACTCAGCTGGCTAATTACCAGCTATTACCTGTTCTGCTATCATTGGCTCTGTCAGATAGGTAATTACTCCCATCAAGCTAAAACATTCTACAAGATGAGAGGCCTTAAAGCACTAAAAAAGCAGATGCTATCTGAAGATGCATGTAGTTGTAGCTTTCCTTTCttaaattttgattttgtttgtgaatCAGTGGCTCAACACATCTCCCATTTGCAGTCCCTTGTTcctattttgtcatttcatgtcTTGCCTCTTTGCTAATGGACAAATGTCGAGTGTAGAAAATTACTAAAAATGAAGCCAGAAGTGTGAGTCGTGTGCGACTACATGTTTTCTTACTGAACAGCAGTTTATTAAAAGAGTGGAGAGGAACAGTTGTAGAGGACATCCTGTATGGAGACATCAGATGTAAGCAAATGTCTCTCTAATtacaaaactatttttaaagGCTCAAGGAACAAGCTAAGTagattttttgttgtttttctgtcaataaATAGAGACCATGTCAATGATTGGTGGGGCTgcaatgaatgttttttgtatCATTATCAGTTTATTGATTCTCTTGGATTCATCTAAACGCAACAATCAATTAATCGGTTAgtatattttgttttcctcaATTAATCGACTACTTATTTTCAGCTCAGTTCAGCCAAGCTTGTAAATAACTTTGTCGCTTCGATGCCCAGCGCAGCACacaagacagaagaagaggtgCAACAGAATACATTCCAAGCAGATGAGGCATCTCAGGTGTAGTGAAAACTGGGTCTTTGTAGACCCATGCTGTGAATAAACGTGTGAGGACCTGGTCTCCTGATGTCTGAATTATAAACCAAAGGCCACCCAGTTTAGATGGCACTTTATTCAACCcttttatgcaaaatgcactgtGATTTATGCGTAGCAATGAAGATGTGCAAGGATATGCCTTCACTATCCTTGTGCATGTGATGTAGCTTTTTACTTATTGTTGTAACTGGGTCAAAAATTATGGCAGCAGCCACTAAAAGCCACCATGTATGAATTTTCCATGTTAACTGCACTAAAATCAGGAAATTCCCAGACAAATTACCAAGGACATGAGTGTCCATATTGGTAGCTACATCCCTTTCTATAATCTTAATGTTATAGCTATTGGTTCCTCAGCAACATTGTCTACAGGAGAGCTGCTACGAGAGTGACAACTGTGGTGTCTTTTATTCCTTTTCAATCATTTGTCATTCAGCTTCTCTTTCTGcttgacaaaaaaatatcacCATTTTCCTCTCTATACTTTGTCCAGCGTtccttttcattattgattttccCCCATTTTCTTCCAGTGTTTATCAGTTGTTACATTCAGCGGTTTCCATGGCCGTTGATTGATGGTAACAGAGGGAGCTTCAGTACAGGGAGCGAACAAATGGCAGAGAGGCGGAGGAGAAATGATTGAGATGGCAGAGAAAGTgggaaaatatatcaaaattaaaGAGAGATGATAGAGcgaaaaataaaagaaaatagataaGATACGATAATGTATGATGACAAGGTtatatgaaacaaaaataacCTAAGAATCACATtagtgaagaaaacattttatatctGATTGTATAGATGTGAGTATGTGTTGATGCTGCATTATAAAACTGTGTATACTGTGGATTCACCATCATGACGTAGATAGCGCATCCAGCACCAGTAGCTAAACTGAACTTTCCAGCAGAATTCTTACATTTACTATTCAATCCAATACAGCTTTATTTATACGTGTTCCGGCAATTGTTTTCTGCAGCTTGTCACCCAGCTCAAGCAGCAGAAgagacagcagaagaaaaaaacactgttaaatcacagagctgaaatgaaagCAGCTATAAGAAATACTTGTATTAGCAAACACAGACGAAGgtagcaactagctggtgaacatagtggagaaTTTAGCAGCTGAAAAGCCAGttattttcctcaggagttggtggacacgttaaacagagctgaaagagagtGAACACttacttacattcatcaggggGCTACGAATATGATACATATTTATGTGCCAAGTTTAAATGGGTTCAGGGATTACTTCTATGTTTATCATCTGTCCACAGGCGCAAGTACCTCTTCCCAAACTGCACAGCAGCAACTAGAAAACCCAGCGAGCTCGCTGGCAGCAACTCCCTCCTCGCAGCTGTCCTCCGCCGACTGCTCCTCGCTCCGCTCCCCTCATCTGTCTCCAGAAATCTCCCCCGGCTCTCAGATTTCTGATCCACCTTCAGACAGACCATCTGTGGAAGGATGCAGCCCGGCCACCAGTTCAACCTCACACTGTGACCCACAGGGGAGCTGcacaggaggtgaggaggaggtggtgaaaGAGGTGGAAGAGGTTAAGGAGGCCAAGAGCATCAAAAAACAACATCTCCACTGTCCCACTTGCAAAGTGACGGTCAATTCCAGCTCCCAGTTGGAGGCTCACTGTAGTGGTGTGTACCACAATACTACTGATATTGCTTTTGTTAAGCCATTTGCTGTTTGAGCCTCATTTGGCAAATTACATGAAATTGTTGTTTGAAATAGATTATTGTGACAATTCTGACATTCGTCCTCGTCTCTGTTTTCCTGAGTCAGGCTCTAAGCACAAACAGATGCTTGAGGGTCAGATGAGCAGCCAGTCACAACGCAGGGTCAAGATGGCATCATCGCCAAGGCCCGCCTGCCGAATTAAGCAGCGAATGGGCAGCAAGACTAGAGCGGTCGTGGGTGTGTCCAGCCAGTCCTTTCACTGTGAAATGTGCCAGGTGTCCGTCAACTCAGAGACACAGCTGAAGCAGGTAAGTGGGTTTGTCCTAATATAGTAAATGTGAAGCACTGACCACTGAGTTGCCGCTCAGAGCTGCCCGAATCACTGTTTTGAATATCTCTGCCTCCTTTCAGCACATGAACAGCAGGAGACACAAAGAGCGTTTGGCCGGGAAGCCTGTCAAGGTGAAGTTCACGCCCTATAATAAACTACAGCACAGCGCTGTCTTAGCGGTGAGAATatgtcaaacacagacacacacacacatttaacttttatttttgtccaCATCGCATAGGAGCATTAAAGAGCATATACAatgctggtgttttttttaactttagaTTTTAGAACCACAAAATGAAGCTTATTTGAGTGTTTTACCCTGAgtttacaatataaatatagaacAAACTACTTCTCCATTCTCAAGAAGAGCAATGGAGACGATCTAATGTGGCGACACTACAGGGTGTCCATATACTGTACGAGGAAATGGGGATGTATAACAATGTTGCAGACATCTACATGTTACTTAGTAGTTCTTAATGCGTTTATTTAGCCATGCCATAAGTACACACgcgtcacagagctgctagcatggctttAGACTCTTGTTTTGACAGAATATGCCTCTTGTTTTTAGGTTCAGACTAAACTTGCCCTGCAGAAACAGCTATCCAAGGCCCTGCCGGCAGGGTTCCTGAGCAGCCCCCTCAATCCCGCTGCCCTGTGCACCATGGCGTCTGGACCCTTGGCACTACGGTTGCCGCCGGGTCCCGCAGCCATCATTCAGGGTCCCCTGATCAGCCCCACGCTCTTCAGGCCTGCCCCAGGACCTCTGAGGGCCACACATGCACCTATTATCTTCTCTCCTTACTAGCAATGAGCCAAGCTAGGCTGGAGGACCTGCAGTAGGGTGGACCGAACCTAGCCGAATGTTTATCTTGGCCCGGTGAGGACAAAGCACAGGACCCCCTGAGGGACACCAGGACGCTATGCAGCGACCGCGAGGGCAGCATATCAGCATGTCAAGTTTGGCAGGTTCAAGTCATGAGGACTGTATGCACAGTCCCTGGGCGTGGACTGAGATTTCAGCGCTGACTGACCAGTGTCCCCCCACCTTAAAAATGGAAGGGCCATCACTCCGCTGTTTCCCCTCAACAAACTGTTGAGTGCATGTTCCCCGGGGTCTGGACCCTTCCTGAAGCCATAAGGACAAGcatcttttagttttatttataagaCAATAATAGAGTAATACACTAGAGTGTGTAAATGTTAAGTGTTTGTTGCCAAAATTCTTTCAATATGAGAGCTTTCTAGTTGTACTCTGGGACAGCAcgtacaatacaatacaatacgtCATTCCTGCTTCAGTTTTTATAAGCAAATCTAAATCAAGAAAATCCAGATTGTGTTAATCTCTCATGTAACTGGCTACTTCCATACAACTGCCCTGCACCTTTGAGAAGACAAAGATCTATAACTTTGGATTGCCAAGGATATTGCATCTTAACAAATGTACGTCTTTACAGCCATCATCTGATGTAGATGCCTTTTCTGTATAATTTATTTTAGATAaatacatgcattcatttttctctgtctgtgtcttgcTCTCAGTGTTATGAGGTGACAATCAACCACCACCCTGATGTGATGCCAAGAATACTCGCTCACGGAGACTATACTACAGCTAATGCATACAATgagatggtttcatttaaagctAGAAAATTTGAAACTTGTATTTCTTTAAGCCATTATCACAGGCTCTCCAGGTGGTGTGGTCAGATAAATAAAGTTATGACTGTGCAACAGGTTGATGCTGCTTGTGCAACATGAAGAGGCTGATGTGTGCTGTTCCCGGAGAGTTTAAACTAATTCTCCACACGTTTTTAAATATGTCTTTGACGTCTTTATTtcaactgtttttgttttttttaaagcaacatttaaaaaacccTCCCACCTGATTGTGCTGAATCATCCTAAGCAATATGTATTTTTGAAGTGTCACCTGGTAAAATTAATGACTATTGTAACTGTGCATCAAGTGCAATAATGTAAATTATTATGTGCTAAAAATGTCGATACTGTATTCTATATGAACGTATAAATAGTACCGTTTTTTACACAGTTGTGGGAGTTTCTTTCTTCATGTGGAAATATGAGTGTCGCTTACCATTCATTATAGATTTAGACTTAATATAGGCTTTCTTCTTCATTTAAAGgaagcaaaacaaatgcatttatttaggAGCAAATGGAAGCTTTTCATCAAGTACAGTATAAATTATACTGTAAACTTGTGTAGAGAATTACTGAACTCCAGAGGATTTGAAAGCACGCAAGCACTGATAACCTCCAACATAGACATGATCATCCTTCAACCAGACTCAAAACTATATGTTTGgtgaatggaaaaacagtggCTGCTGGCGTGGCCCTGCATGAGGATGCCCTGTTCTTTATGATACTCTAGTGCCCTCCAGTGGTATTTGGCAAACAAGAGCAGGATAGGATAACCTGTGGATATAGAGTTATAGCAGTGGTTTTTCCTGCACTTACATACATTTATGTAAATCTAACAAACGGGAGATTATGAATAGGTTTAGTTGTCGTGCTGTCCATAAGAATGGCTGTATGACAAAATTTAAATGCCATCTAAATCTCTATTTTTGATGCACTCATCCACAGGGTGAGATAAGAGATGAACTGgataaaaatatagatttaatgtagtttttcttctgaaaaacacacagaggagatcGAAGTGCTTTTTCAGCATACTTATATGCAAAAAATTGCCACTAGAGTGACAGAATGTCAGgacatatataaaaaaaagaagcacatcactgtttcatttgtgtttttaaacatttaatttcgaaaaactAAAGTACGTTTAAAACACCTGTATTTGTCTGAGCTCTTCATgaataaaatactttaaactatctatatattatatgttCTATCTGTATGTACTATATATTACTTTTCCCGTGGCCTAGTTTCTCATGACCTcgaaaaaattaaataaataaaatgaaagctaGCAGTATCCGGAAATGACGTCAGATCGTGCTCGTCCTTTTCGGAAAAAAATGGCGGCTGTTGACATCGACGTGCCGGTGGACACAGAAACCCAAATCCGCAATCCGGATGACCTGGACAGGTAAACATTTAATTGTCCGCCGTGTTTTATTGTGCAGCGTGTATAAAGTAAAATTAACCGAGAAATCCCCGAGTGAATTCAACCGCCGTCAGCTGACATGGCTCGGACACAACAGCGCGACCAGCCCTCAGACAAGCTAACGTTAAccgggttagcttagcttgctaAAAGGGTGAACGCAGGAGTGCGTACCGATTTAGGTAAATCTTTCATTTAGTTCGTTTTGATATTATCGGCAGCCACGGGCGTTGTCGAAGTTTCCGTGGTTTAAATCAGACCGGAATGTTTTTTTATCCGATAAGTTTCGATTCCTCAGCTGTTCATCAGACAAGAGAATTAGCACGTCCAGACACATGTTCAGCTAGCATTACTTAAAGCGTTACACATCCAACAACTATTGTCTTCTGACTCTCGTCGGTCAATGAACCAATTTTTACGGCCACAGTTTTTAGTCTTAACACTGGAAATAAAGTGTCACTTCGGTCTGGTTTTCCGGACACGAGTGTAGTTAGCGGGTGGTGCTTTGGTTTTTCGAGAAACTTCCACAGCGATACGAGGCAGCCGGTTAGCTTTAGCCAGACTTGGTGCTCAAACCACCAGATAAAGTTGGAGCGATTATATAACTTAAAAAGACTCCCGAAACACCTCAAACAGTCTCAGTTACCTTGACAGAGAATGTTACGATACGACACCGACATTTTGAATGGTTAAAATAAAGTAACGATGTTGGCACACGGCGGTTTTAGCTCCTATTAATTTAGCCCTCAGGATAACTGGCCTCTGGATGATTTCTTGGTGTCCTGTcatgtgtgtgacctgtgttgCATTACAAGTTCTTAACTCCAAATAAGAAGTGTCATGTTATAGGTTATAGTAAGAAAAAATCGTATCTTTAGGTATATTATTAGTGTTTGCAAACAATCTGAGTGAATGTTAGACCTAAGTGGGCTCACACCATGCCACACGTGACAGATAGAATATAGAAATCAGCTTTATATCCACTTCAGGATCAGCAGTAATGTGTGTTAGAAGCTAAATCATCAGATCCCTTTAAGTTACATTAGAGGCCTCTTCAACATAGATCTGTAATATATTATGGAAAGGTGGTCAAACTGAGCCGTTGCTTCTAAACTGttaataatgcaaaatatttcTGAATGACATTGATCTGTAAGTACTCAAAGTACTTGTGTGTGGTTTCCTTAGTCAACACTTAAACCTGTGCTGCCTCGCTCAGCAAACAGGCCCTGCTGGACTGTTGTGCTGTACATCTGAAGGCAGAATATGTAGAGACATGTTCTGCCCACTGATATTCTACAACACAATATGTTGCTACTCATTGAAATAAGATTACCTGATATCATATCAAGGAAAGATGAGCATTGGATCACGAGTACTACATTTTCTAGTCATCTTCACGTTCAATacgttttcttatttttcttgtaCAGGCATCCGAGTCAGAACCCCAACTTTTTTGCTGAGTGCCACCAAGTTTTCATGTTAGTTTTACTTGTTTAATTAAGGGTGATATAATTATTATCCGCCAGGACGTACAAAAATATAGTCATGCAAAAAAGACTAAATGactaatttttttttgcagactAAATGCTTATGAATGCATTTCTCGGAAACAATAATGATATATGATTATATATAATAGATTAATTTATTGTGCGGCAGCTGATGTTGCAACCCTTCATTTGATTATGTTGAGTTTTGTTTAAGAATACTTAATTCTGAGTCTATATTTTTTACAAAGCTAATCCTTATTTTAGCAGTTGTGTGGTCTGACTACTACAGTACAGtctttgtgttaatgtgtcgATATTGTCAGTTAGGCTCTTGGGCACCTTTTGGAGCAGCACGTCTTgtcagatctttttttttttctggaatgTGGCTGTGGCAATTTACATTTGACCCTAATTCAAAACTAAATTGCAATTTGCTGAAATGTGCTGCAGTCCCACCTCAACCTTTTGTTACAGACGTCAAAGCCGTTGTTTTCAGCTGAAAAACTCACCGTGACATCACAGAATGGGATGTGGCCCAAGTTGCAGTATCTTAAAATGCTTGAGCCCACAGAAAGAGGCACGGCAGCAGTAGTTGTTAAGTACCCTTTAACGCTTGGCACTTTTTACAGGAGCAGCAGGTGAATTTCACTGCTATGTTTAGCACTGCAGCTATCAGGACTGTGTGTaccctcctctgctgtcccAGTTCCAGGTGTAACACACTACTGTCCTGTCAAGAAATTATCTGATTGGGTACAAGCAAACCAGCTGGTCAGGCTTTAGGCCTGGCATAGTCAAgaattcagttttgtttttacccaaatacatttttcaagaGAATTCTTACTCTGatgtaaataatattttactcTCACAATACGACATAAAAAGTAGCTTGTTCCCAGAGCTTGCTGAatagtttgtctttgttgtgcTCGCCCCACCTTGACTTTGGTGTCTCTTTCTACTCTCTCCAGGCAAGCTGAAGGCTACAAAGAGCAAGGAAATGCGTTCTACAGCAAGAAGGATTACTCTGAGGCTTTCAACTACTATACGAAGGCCATCGGTGAGACTACCACTAACTTCTCCTTATCGCTAGagttatgttttttcttttttcacagcacCCTCTGGCCAATATCTTAGGAGAAAAGATTATCTCCCACATGACAGTGAAATTTCCTCCTGACATGCTTTCCCAACACACGCTCTCTCTGTGTACTTTAAAACTGTGAGAGGAATATATTTACTTCTGCCATTTGTCTGGACTTAcagatatatattatattatattcacaGTAAAcctttatatgtatatttttctgTATCTAAATCAAACTGAGGATAGAAGGTGCTGTgcagattgtaaagccccctGAGGCGAATTTTGATTttgggctatataaatacaatTCAACTTAGTccgatttaaaaaaatgtttaaaactgtACTGTTGGACCTGGATACTGCGCTCCGATTTATCTGTAATTTGTAGCCATGTCTCAGTTTGCCTCTCTCACGTGGaatttgtctttgctttttgtcCTCAAGATGCAAGCCCCAGAAACCCCAGTTATTATGGCAACAGGGCAGCCACCCTCATGATGCTCTGTCGCTTTCGCGAGGCTCTAGAAGATTCCCAGCAGGCTGTGCGGCTGGATGACTGTTTCATGAAGGTCCGCTTGAACAGGCTCTCGCATCTAAACCGTCATCTTCATTCTCAGCTCTGCACACCGCTTAGTTTTCACACAGTCCTAAGAAGAAAgtgttcctctcctcttccacaGGGTCATCTGAGAGAGGGCAAGTGCCACCTGTCTTTAGGGAACGCCATGGCAGCCAGTCGCTGCTTTCTGAAGGTTTTGGAGCTGGAGCCCAGCAACAGAGAGGCCCAGCAGGAGGTGGgatcacattttatttaccgTATATAAGAATGCATTGAATTGCATACAAAACGCAGTCTTAGAGCTAAAAACTGAATCATGCAAATCCAACACATTTATTACCATCGTAAAGCCAGTGCTGATGGATGACTTGTCTTTTTTAGAATAAGAATGCAACGACTGTACTGGAGTTCGAACGAATGGCGGATTTTGGCTTTGAAAAGCGGGATTTCAGAAAGGTACTATACAcccactctcttttttttctctggctAATGGTCATAGTCAtaactgaaaatataaacaacctctgtgtgtttgtttgtaataaGCACCAGACTTCAGCACGAACATACTGAAAAAACAACTTATCAGTTTTTCCATTCATctactttaatttttttagagTTTTAGTAATTGGCAGCCTTTTTTTATAGAAGcctttgtttggttttacaCTTTGAAGAGCTTGTTTGACTGGAAATGCAAAATCTTTTCCATTCTTGAATGTGTATTTGGTGGTTGTCCCGACCCAGGTGGTGTTCTGTATGGACCGGGCTTTGGCTGTGGCTTCTGCCTGTCACCGCTTCAAAATCCTCAAGGCTGAGTGTCTGGCTCTGCTGGGGCGCTATCCAGAGGCCCAGTCTGTCGCAAGGTAGGAACAACATGCAATAGGATCATGatgtgtgatttattttgttacagTGATGCAATTATTTCTCTCATGTCATTATTTTATAGTACAAGTGTCAATTCAAGTCCAGGGTCTGATTTAGTTGTTTTCCAATAAGGAGGGTGGAGCCATCACAGCACACCTTTTTAACAAAACGTTCTTCTCACAGTGATATCCTGCGAATGGATTCCACCAACGCAGACGCACTGTACGTCCGAGGCCTGTGTCTCTACTATGAGGACTGCATCGATAAAGCCGTGCAGTTCTTTGTCCAGGCTCTGCGCATGGCACCGGACCACGAAAAGGCCCGGCTAGCCTGTAGGGTAAGGTGGCCATTTTGTCTTAAATGAACAGACGTGTGGTTGGCCAAGTGTTGTTATATcaggaacttttttttatttttttttatctcttctgCAACacaaatatgtataaaaa includes:
- the LOC139219687 gene encoding zinc finger protein 385B-like gives rise to the protein MNRPKSPDWMDSSPPPKSREGQEEEEEEEDEEERRVAAAVHRAKRDRRQGSVSSATMCHVCNIQLNSSAQAQIHYRGKTHQRRLRRLAKAVSTGALSQSQVHPLLGSLSLPGRPLQPHTHAQLEHFLPLRVNSSSPLSLFPNFNTMDPVQKAVINHTFGVAPPKKKPIISCNICHLRFNSTTQAEAHYKGHKHARKLKALETQRSRQKNGHSPTTMGKDRDRERCMMGGATVPTDSHLKDITGASTSSQTAQQQLENPASSLAATPSSQLSSADCSSLRSPHLSPEISPGSQISDPPSDRPSVEGCSPATSSTSHCDPQGSCTGGEEEVVKEVEEVKEAKSIKKQHLHCPTCKVTVNSSSQLEAHCSGSKHKQMLEGQMSSQSQRRVKMASSPRPACRIKQRMGSKTRAVVGVSSQSFHCEMCQVSVNSETQLKQHMNSRRHKERLAGKPVKVKFTPYNKLQHSAVLATKLALQKQLSKALPAGFLSSPLNPAALCTMASGPLALRLPPGPAAIIQGPLISPTLFRPAPGPLRATHAPIIFSPY
- the LOC139219689 gene encoding dnaJ homolog subfamily C member 7-like → MAAVDIDVPVDTETQIRNPDDLDRQAEGYKEQGNAFYSKKDYSEAFNYYTKAIDASPRNPSYYGNRAATLMMLCRFREALEDSQQAVRLDDCFMKGHLREGKCHLSLGNAMAASRCFLKVLELEPSNREAQQENKNATTVLEFERMADFGFEKRDFRKVVFCMDRALAVASACHRFKILKAECLALLGRYPEAQSVASDILRMDSTNADALYVRGLCLYYEDCIDKAVQFFVQALRMAPDHEKARLACRNAKALKAKKEEGNQAFKNNNYEAAYQLYTEALVIDPNNIKTNAKLYCNRATAGAKLKKLDQAIEDCTSAIKLDDTYIKAYLRRAQCYMNTEQYEEAVRDYEKVYQTEKTSDHKHLLKTAQLELKKSKRKDYYKVLGIGKNATEDEIKKAYRKRALMHHPDRHSAATPEVQKEEEKKFKEVGEAFTVLSDPKKKIRYDNGHDLDDDGCMDGRDFDANNIFRAFFGGHGGGYSFDANPDSGPGNFFFQFG